A single region of the Oncorhynchus keta strain PuntledgeMale-10-30-2019 chromosome 37, Oket_V2, whole genome shotgun sequence genome encodes:
- the LOC118399634 gene encoding uncharacterized protein LOC118399634, protein MGISEKMSKLELLRVIFNQRCTGPADEIFRAVAKTISEYQDNVYLSKEDNRRIQGLLDIILKPEIKMYRADFEQFIVSEVEFPPEQQYFEQEWSPDLGQDDWNPIQINKKQEEFRIIQEEEDSVFTPAWVKSDYDQYPTQSSQTQSEEYKDRPKPKEVDYSKPTSGSRPKSRRTQTEKRKSFISSKGRKSMDLKSPVQRRCQTADK, encoded by the exons ATGGGCATATCTGAAAAAATGTCTAAATTGGAGTTGTTGAGAGTGATTTTTAACCAACGATGTACAGGGCCTGCGGATGAGATATTCAGAGCCGTTGCAAAAACGATATCAGAGTACCAGGACAACGTTTATCTATCGAAAGAGGACAACCGACGTATACAGGGGCTGCTTGACATCATCCTGAAACCTGAGATAAAGATGTATAGAGCAG ATTTTGAGCAGTTCATTGTCTCTGAGGTGGAGTTTCCTCCTGAGCAGCAGTACTTTGAACAAGAGTGGAGCCCCGATTTGGGGCAAGATGACTGGAACCCCATACAGATTAACAAGAAGCAGGAGGAATTCCGGATAATCCAGGAGGAGGAAGACTCTGTATTCACTCCTGCCTGGGTGAAAAGTGACTATGATCAGTACCCAACTCAGTCCTCACAAACCCAAAGTGAAGAATACAAAGACAGACCAAAACCGAAGGAAGTGGATTATTCAAAGCCAACCAGTGGCTCTCGGCCCAAATCGAGGAGGAcacagacagaaaagagaaaaaGTTTTATCAGCTCCAAGGGTAGAAAATCAATGGATCTGAAATCACCAGTGCAAAGGAGGTGTCAGACAGCAGATAAATAA